From a single Gimesia fumaroli genomic region:
- a CDS encoding thioredoxin domain-containing protein, translated as MKTFLVLPALLIAIGVCCLIDSPSNAHNNSDQFKMPVVQASPAAQPARAKKQPTLYILTRQDCAPCKRFEGEVVSRSERAKWLLKNYKVLLIDVAGFPAVMDRGGTQFTWPDGCWNKGSSPLRALTDELGFKKEKQKVGIKDLMQANADLVLSDASGIADDVKVYPESGSPFTVKGDFLEDDAEGLRVDKNAESQPRMAIVDLPRVANGTAFNPENGWRFLINGETWSFNGFQGKDANVQTVLLTISDIKRNTGRVHF; from the coding sequence ATGAAAACGTTTCTCGTTTTACCAGCTCTACTCATCGCGATCGGCGTCTGCTGTTTGATTGATAGTCCATCGAACGCGCACAACAACTCTGATCAATTCAAAATGCCTGTTGTACAGGCCTCACCAGCTGCTCAACCAGCTCGGGCGAAGAAACAGCCCACACTTTACATTCTCACCAGGCAAGACTGCGCTCCCTGCAAACGATTCGAGGGGGAAGTCGTCAGCCGAAGCGAGCGGGCGAAGTGGTTACTCAAGAACTACAAAGTCCTGCTGATCGACGTCGCCGGATTTCCTGCGGTCATGGACCGGGGAGGCACGCAATTCACCTGGCCAGACGGCTGCTGGAATAAAGGCAGTTCCCCGCTCCGGGCATTAACGGACGAGCTCGGGTTTAAGAAGGAGAAACAAAAAGTGGGCATCAAAGATCTAATGCAAGCAAATGCCGACCTGGTGTTGTCGGATGCGTCCGGAATCGCCGACGACGTGAAAGTCTATCCCGAATCAGGATCCCCGTTCACGGTCAAAGGGGACTTCCTGGAAGATGATGCCGAAGGCCTGCGCGTCGATAAGAATGCGGAATCACAGCCTCGAATGGCAATTGTCGATTTACCTCGAGTTGCCAACGGCACGGCTTTCAATCCGGAAAACGGCTGGCGATTTCTGATTAACGGAGAGACCTGGTCTTTTAATGGGTTCCAAGGCAAGGACGCCAACGTACAAACCGTACTCCTGACGATCAGCGATATCAAACGGAATACAGGCCGCGTTCACTTTTAG
- a CDS encoding phage tail tape measure protein, producing MNKVETILTAKEAQMLSAWRRSTQSVAAFNEELDKIGRKQSRNKQQSGRFFRGMSSGLAGMVGGYISVAGAAGILMNKNREILTQTEEVGKKFDEIFRKLRVQSGLRGIQGTEAQERVLEIAERQAFTSEQASGASTQLVSSGFTAKEATGGSLEEFLRILNASNITGKEVDPAELAKALASYLQSQGLEKNAENVALVGRKVQALFRGTNLQLPDLTELSKVSSIFKGMLTVEDQLGGMSTLVDQIPAAEAKTGFRNFVLRLSTVTEDQKPKVEALEKLGLQKEDVDFVGESFTDILDRLAVGIEKVPEKDRKGVLNQIFGEKTIAAAEALINDRQKVKDSFPIQNNTKQFLDDVDEATSGRNAASRRAKVRLERRRFKQDQQDDLKKLELEELAEREGLSPLRRDINEKGYNTARYLGIDSDTALNIINPWSWGSVSDAVNDNVDDRSKPASQYGNGNRPPQPARKSRSWWNFDSFDTGNYNTSSYDQGVKDFIGVPKKQQESNDRLTKALEENTAALKQQNEKPAATQKPVQVEVKMTSDTSTAPNGPRASSALARPAK from the coding sequence GTGAATAAAGTCGAAACGATTCTAACTGCGAAAGAGGCGCAGATGCTCTCTGCCTGGAGACGGAGTACGCAGTCGGTCGCTGCCTTTAATGAAGAACTGGATAAAATAGGAAGAAAGCAATCGCGAAACAAACAGCAGTCTGGTCGTTTCTTCAGGGGAATGAGTAGTGGTCTAGCTGGAATGGTTGGTGGTTATATTTCGGTCGCCGGAGCTGCTGGAATCCTGATGAACAAAAACAGGGAGATCCTCACACAGACTGAAGAAGTCGGCAAGAAGTTTGACGAGATCTTCCGTAAATTGCGTGTTCAATCTGGGCTTCGAGGAATCCAGGGAACGGAAGCACAGGAAAGAGTCCTTGAAATCGCCGAACGCCAGGCATTTACTTCAGAACAGGCCAGTGGTGCATCTACTCAACTCGTCTCGTCCGGTTTCACAGCTAAAGAAGCTACCGGTGGATCTCTGGAAGAATTCCTGAGGATCCTGAATGCGAGTAATATTACTGGCAAAGAAGTAGATCCGGCAGAGTTGGCAAAAGCACTAGCGAGCTATCTTCAATCCCAGGGACTCGAAAAGAACGCTGAGAACGTCGCATTAGTGGGACGTAAAGTTCAGGCGTTGTTCCGAGGTACAAACTTGCAACTCCCTGACCTGACAGAGTTGTCAAAAGTATCATCGATATTTAAAGGCATGCTGACGGTTGAAGATCAGCTCGGCGGGATGTCAACTCTCGTTGACCAGATCCCCGCAGCAGAAGCGAAAACCGGCTTTCGAAATTTCGTCTTGCGATTGAGCACTGTAACGGAAGATCAGAAACCAAAGGTTGAAGCGTTAGAGAAACTCGGACTGCAGAAAGAAGACGTCGATTTTGTCGGGGAAAGCTTTACTGACATTCTTGATCGCCTGGCAGTTGGTATAGAAAAAGTACCCGAAAAAGATCGCAAAGGTGTTTTGAATCAGATCTTTGGTGAGAAAACGATCGCGGCTGCAGAAGCTTTGATTAATGATCGCCAAAAAGTCAAAGATTCGTTTCCGATTCAGAACAATACAAAGCAGTTTCTTGATGATGTCGATGAAGCCACCTCCGGAAGAAATGCTGCGTCACGGAGAGCAAAGGTACGTTTGGAAAGGCGGCGTTTTAAACAGGATCAACAGGACGATTTAAAAAAACTCGAACTGGAAGAACTCGCAGAAAGAGAAGGCTTGTCCCCTTTAAGAAGAGATATCAACGAAAAAGGGTATAATACTGCTAGATACTTAGGGATCGACTCAGACACAGCTTTAAATATTATCAATCCCTGGAGTTGGGGATCTGTTTCTGATGCAGTCAACGATAATGTAGATGATCGATCTAAGCCTGCATCTCAATATGGAAATGGAAACCGACCTCCACAGCCTGCTAGAAAAAGTAGAAGTTGGTGGAACTTTGATAGTTTCGACACAGGTAATTACAACACCAGCAGCTACGACCAGGGCGTTAAAGATTTCATAGGAGTTCCCAAAAAGCAACAGGAATCAAACGATCGTCTCACCAAAGCCCTGGAAGAGAACACGGCCGCTCTGAAGCAGCAAAACGAAAAACCGGCGGCTACTCAAAAACCGGTCCAGGTTGAAGTGAAAATGACGTCCGATACGTCAACCGCTCCCAACGGTCCCAGGGCCTCATCTGCATTAGCGAGGCCGGCAAAATGA